One region of Limnospira fusiformis SAG 85.79 genomic DNA includes:
- a CDS encoding DUF3153 domain-containing protein, with the protein MLKRLRVLIISCLVSLMLGGCVHSDIGIEFSDQTHGKIVQHIRLAEGVTNFGSDALDEWLPSLRRRAKLLNGKAKQLSNQEIEVTIPFDNGADLQKKFSAFFNPMTPPSSRSLPATEGQLPQFASDLRLKQNNLIFALRNRINLELDLTSLALVASEDNVIVGAENLIDLEFRLITPWGARVIGDGNPDSDSNPTTEENGKLVVWTLKPGEINRLEAIFWVPSPVGIGTAIIAVFAYFGFLLKYRLLSPTVTPAANNNQPLTSDS; encoded by the coding sequence ATGTTGAAACGATTGCGAGTTCTGATCATCAGTTGTTTAGTTTCCCTGATGCTGGGGGGATGTGTTCACTCCGATATAGGGATTGAATTTTCTGATCAGACCCACGGCAAAATTGTCCAGCATATCCGGTTAGCCGAAGGAGTGACTAACTTCGGATCTGACGCTTTAGATGAGTGGCTTCCGAGTCTGCGTCGTCGCGCCAAACTTCTCAACGGTAAAGCTAAACAATTGTCCAATCAGGAGATTGAAGTTACTATCCCCTTTGACAATGGGGCAGATTTGCAGAAAAAATTTAGCGCCTTTTTTAACCCCATGACCCCCCCCTCTAGCCGATCGCTTCCGGCTACAGAAGGGCAACTACCACAATTTGCCTCAGATTTGCGTTTAAAGCAAAATAACTTAATATTTGCTCTGCGTAATCGGATTAACCTAGAATTAGACCTAACATCCCTAGCCCTAGTAGCCAGCGAGGATAACGTTATTGTTGGGGCAGAAAACCTGATCGACCTAGAATTTAGGCTGATTACTCCTTGGGGGGCGCGGGTCATAGGAGACGGCAACCCCGACTCTGACTCCAACCCGACCACAGAAGAAAACGGCAAGTTGGTAGTATGGACTCTCAAACCTGGAGAGATTAACCGACTCGAAGCCATTTTCTGGGTTCCTAGTCCTGTAGGTATTGGTACAGCTATCATTGCCGTTTTCGCATATTTTGGCTTCCTGCTGAAGTATCGACTGTTATCACCGACTGTCACACCAGCCGCCAATAATAATCAACCTCTTACCTCGGATAGCTAA
- a CDS encoding long-chain acyl-[acyl-carrier-protein] reductase codes for MFGLIGHLTSLEHAQVVARDLGYAEYADQGLDFWCSAPPVIVEDLKVTSITGQVIEGRYVESCFLPEMLATNRMKAATRKIINAMAHAQKNGINITALGGFSSIILERFNLDQLGRIRNIKLEFERFTTGNTHTAYIICRQVEQAAPKLGIDLSKATVAVCGATGDIGSAVCRWLNGRLDVAEILLIARDRQRLQNLQAELGRGKIMALDEALPQADIVVWVASMPQGVEIDPEVLKKPCLLIDGGYPKNMATKFQSPGVHVLSGGIVEHALDIDWKIMKIVNMNVPGRQLFACFAESMLLEFESIYTNFSWGRNQITLDKMDMIGRMSIKHGFKPLML; via the coding sequence ATGTTTGGTCTCATCGGTCATCTTACCAGTTTGGAACACGCCCAGGTTGTAGCTCGGGATTTGGGTTATGCAGAATATGCTGATCAAGGTCTGGATTTTTGGTGCAGCGCACCACCCGTAATTGTTGAGGATCTTAAGGTAACAAGTATTACGGGTCAGGTAATTGAGGGTAGGTATGTAGAGTCTTGCTTCTTACCCGAAATGTTGGCTACTAACCGCATGAAAGCTGCTACTCGCAAAATTATTAATGCTATGGCTCATGCTCAAAAAAATGGCATTAATATTACGGCTTTGGGGGGTTTTTCTTCGATTATTTTGGAGAGATTTAATTTGGATCAACTGGGTAGAATTCGCAACATTAAGTTGGAGTTTGAGCGCTTCACTACCGGAAACACCCACACGGCTTATATTATTTGCCGTCAAGTGGAACAAGCAGCGCCGAAATTGGGAATAGATTTGTCTAAGGCTACTGTGGCTGTTTGTGGCGCTACCGGAGATATTGGCAGTGCGGTCTGTCGGTGGCTAAATGGCAGACTTGATGTGGCTGAAATACTATTGATTGCTCGCGATCGCCAAAGACTCCAAAACCTACAAGCTGAATTGGGACGGGGTAAAATTATGGCTTTAGATGAAGCATTACCCCAGGCTGATATCGTGGTTTGGGTCGCTAGTATGCCACAGGGGGTGGAAATTGACCCGGAAGTTTTGAAAAAACCTTGTTTGTTGATTGATGGGGGCTACCCTAAAAATATGGCAACTAAGTTTCAAAGTCCCGGTGTTCATGTCCTGTCTGGGGGCATTGTGGAACACGCTTTAGATATTGACTGGAAAATTATGAAAATTGTCAATATGAATGTTCCCGGTCGCCAGCTATTCGCCTGTTTTGCCGAATCTATGTTATTAGAATTTGAGTCTATATATACCAATTTTTCTTGGGGCCGAAATCAAATCACTTTGGATAAAATGGATATGATTGGTCGGATGTCTATTAAACATGGTTTTAAACCACTGATGCTATAA
- a CDS encoding glycosyltransferase family 2 protein — protein sequence MFFSVVIPTYNRLPILQKCLRALENQTYSAAVTGYEVVLVDDGSTDGTVEWLGTNTLEFPHLRIYQQDHQGPAAARNLGVEQARGDLIVFIDSDLVVTDSFLAAHATALIANSQKSDRIFTYGRVVNTCNFENPTTEPYKITDFSAAYFATGNVAIARHWLIEAGLFDPKFQLYGWEDLELGVRLKKLGLKLIKCPAAVGYHWHPPFNLDQIPALIEKEKQRGRMGVVFYQKHPTWSVKMMIQMTILHRILWGILSLRGQLNERTMAHFLQWLINRGQPQLALEISRIFLNWYNVQAVQQYWARREQT from the coding sequence ATGTTTTTTAGCGTTGTTATCCCTACCTATAACCGTTTGCCGATTTTACAGAAGTGTCTGAGAGCATTGGAAAATCAAACCTATAGCGCCGCCGTGACTGGCTATGAGGTGGTGTTAGTCGATGATGGTTCCACTGATGGGACTGTGGAATGGTTGGGAACTAACACCCTCGAATTTCCCCATCTTCGCATCTACCAGCAAGACCACCAGGGACCAGCGGCGGCGCGAAATTTGGGAGTTGAACAGGCGAGGGGAGATCTGATTGTTTTTATCGATAGTGATTTGGTGGTAACTGATAGCTTTCTTGCCGCTCACGCTACCGCCTTAATTGCCAACTCTCAAAAAAGCGATCGCATCTTTACCTATGGTCGAGTTGTGAATACCTGCAATTTTGAAAATCCCACCACAGAACCCTATAAAATCACCGATTTTTCTGCCGCTTATTTTGCCACCGGAAATGTGGCGATCGCCCGCCATTGGCTAATCGAAGCCGGATTATTTGACCCTAAATTTCAGCTTTATGGTTGGGAAGACCTGGAACTAGGAGTTAGGCTAAAAAAATTAGGCTTAAAATTAATCAAATGCCCCGCCGCCGTCGGATATCATTGGCATCCCCCCTTTAACTTAGACCAAATACCCGCCCTAATTGAAAAAGAAAAACAAAGAGGCAGAATGGGGGTAGTTTTCTATCAAAAACATCCTACCTGGTCAGTCAAAATGATGATTCAAATGACCATTTTGCATCGGATACTCTGGGGCATTTTATCCCTAAGAGGTCAACTCAATGAAAGGACCATGGCGCATTTTTTACAGTGGTTAATTAATCGTGGTCAGCCTCAATTAGCCTTAGAAATTTCTCGGATTTTTTTAAATTGGTATAACGTCCAAGCCGTCCAACAATATTGGGCCAGGCGAGAGCAAACTTAA
- a CDS encoding carbohydrate ABC transporter permease has translation MKKSVNWTTFFQVLTLLLLLVGAAIVLLPLVIVVGSSLSEPSAVESSQLTLKNYQEAWQRGNFLLAFANSTFVALSVTAFQVITSALAGYALARLKFRGRQAIVLVVLATLVIPFQLLVVPIFLVLKWGHLLNSYWALILPTAVNGFGIFLLRQYFITIPVALEEAATIDGANRWQILTQIMLPLARPALVTLFLFTFIGEWNDLFKPLVFTTRPELRTVQLALAEFQEQFTSSWQLLMAAVVIATVPVVILFLLGQRQFIRGIATTGIKN, from the coding sequence ATGAAAAAATCTGTAAACTGGACTACTTTTTTTCAGGTACTGACCCTGTTGTTGTTACTGGTGGGGGCGGCCATTGTCCTACTACCCCTAGTGATTGTGGTAGGATCCTCCCTATCAGAACCTAGTGCCGTCGAGAGTTCTCAGCTTACCCTGAAAAACTACCAAGAGGCATGGCAGCGGGGTAACTTCCTGTTAGCCTTCGCCAATTCCACCTTTGTCGCCTTATCTGTAACCGCCTTTCAGGTGATCACCTCAGCCTTAGCGGGTTATGCCTTAGCGCGACTCAAATTTCGCGGCCGCCAGGCGATCGTCTTAGTAGTGTTGGCGACTTTGGTCATTCCCTTTCAATTATTAGTAGTTCCCATTTTTCTCGTCCTCAAATGGGGTCATTTACTCAACTCCTACTGGGCTTTAATCCTACCCACAGCCGTCAATGGCTTCGGGATTTTTCTGTTACGCCAATATTTCATCACCATTCCCGTAGCCTTAGAGGAAGCGGCCACCATTGACGGGGCCAACCGTTGGCAAATTCTCACCCAAATTATGCTACCCCTAGCCCGTCCTGCCCTAGTAACCCTGTTTCTATTTACCTTCATTGGCGAATGGAATGATTTATTCAAGCCCTTGGTATTTACCACCAGACCCGAGTTAAGAACCGTACAACTAGCTTTAGCCGAATTTCAGGAACAGTTTACCAGCAGTTGGCAACTACTAATGGCCGCCGTAGTTATTGCCACTGTCCCCGTGGTGATCTTATTCCTGTTGGGTCAGCGACAGTTCATCCGAGGCATTGCTACCACAGGAATTAAAAATTAA
- the iscB gene encoding RNA-guided endonuclease IscB — protein sequence MSNHIFVLDTNRKPLTPCKPGMARSLLKAGKASVFRRYPFTIILNKEVDANPEPLELKLDPGSKVTGIALKQGNHIIFAAELQHRGQQIKEALLSRRQLRRSRRNRKTRYRPARFLNRTRPEGWLAPSWQHRVDTLMTWVHRFRRLAPVGRITQELVRFDLQLMENPEISGVEYQQGELQGYEIREYLLFKWGRTCAYCGAQNVPLEVEQIQPRSKGGSDRVSNLTMACHSCNQAKGNGDIRDFLSGQPDVLSRLLRQAKSPLKDAAAVNSTRWALFKALKATGLPVTTGTGGQTKFNRLRLNLPKAHWLDAACVGPVESLEVLTSKPLLILAKGHGTRQMCGTNKYGFPTRHRSRRQIHKGFQTGDMVTVLVTAGKKIGSYLGRVLCRASGSFDITTASVRVAGISHKYCQPIHRKDGYAYA from the coding sequence ATGTCTAACCATATTTTCGTTTTAGATACCAACCGCAAGCCCCTGACACCGTGCAAGCCAGGGATGGCACGATCACTGCTCAAAGCCGGGAAAGCATCGGTATTTCGACGCTACCCATTCACCATTATTCTAAACAAGGAGGTTGACGCTAATCCTGAACCCCTCGAACTCAAATTAGACCCAGGCTCTAAAGTCACTGGAATTGCCTTGAAGCAAGGGAATCATATTATCTTTGCTGCCGAGTTGCAGCACCGAGGACAGCAGATTAAAGAAGCATTGCTCTCTCGTCGTCAACTCCGACGTTCTCGACGAAACCGCAAGACCCGATATCGACCAGCTCGGTTCTTGAATCGGACTCGTCCCGAAGGTTGGTTAGCTCCCAGCTGGCAGCATCGAGTAGATACTCTAATGACCTGGGTTCACCGATTTCGTAGACTTGCCCCAGTTGGCCGCATTACCCAAGAGCTAGTACGGTTCGACCTGCAATTGATGGAAAACCCTGAGATTTCAGGTGTTGAGTATCAGCAGGGAGAATTACAAGGCTATGAAATCAGGGAATACCTGTTGTTCAAGTGGGGCAGAACCTGTGCTTACTGCGGGGCTCAAAATGTACCACTTGAAGTTGAGCAGATCCAGCCTCGGTCTAAGGGTGGCTCTGACCGGGTTTCTAACCTGACGATGGCTTGCCACTCATGCAATCAAGCCAAAGGCAATGGAGACATTCGGGATTTTTTATCGGGCCAGCCTGATGTCCTGAGTCGTCTTCTCAGGCAGGCCAAATCACCCCTTAAAGATGCGGCTGCCGTTAACTCGACCCGATGGGCCTTGTTCAAGGCTCTCAAAGCAACAGGACTCCCAGTTACCACAGGAACGGGCGGACAAACGAAGTTCAATCGACTGAGGCTCAACCTACCTAAAGCTCACTGGCTTGATGCTGCCTGTGTTGGACCAGTCGAATCACTCGAAGTTCTGACTTCAAAACCGTTGCTGATTTTAGCAAAGGGGCATGGAACCCGTCAGATGTGCGGGACGAATAAGTACGGATTCCCCACTCGTCACCGCTCCAGGAGGCAAATTCATAAAGGCTTTCAGACTGGCGACATGGTGACGGTACTGGTCACAGCGGGGAAGAAAATTGGCTCATATCTAGGACGGGTTCTCTGCCGTGCGTCTGGTAGTTTTGATATTACCACCGCTTCTGTACGGGTGGCAGGCATCAGCCACAAATACTGCCAACCCATTCACAGGAAGGATGGTTACGCCTATGCTTGA
- a CDS encoding IS607 family transposase translates to MPKYVTPKEAGEIFSVSVATLRRWEKLGAIKAVRTVGNQRRYIIEEAEKHSCIVCYARVSTHSQKDDLTRQAEFLRSAYPTAEVITEVGSGLNFKRRKFLAILERIYEGNIGTLVIAHADRLVRFGFPLIEWLCAKSGCELVVLRKKSLSPEQELVSDILSILHCFSARLYGLRKYEKQARQELQKETPSSDKPDDSKQFEPSEIVSL, encoded by the coding sequence GTGCCAAAATATGTTACACCGAAGGAAGCCGGAGAAATCTTCTCCGTCAGCGTTGCCACCTTGCGAAGATGGGAAAAACTCGGCGCAATTAAAGCCGTTCGTACCGTTGGCAACCAACGAAGATACATCATCGAAGAAGCCGAGAAACATTCATGCATTGTCTGTTACGCAAGAGTCAGCACCCATTCCCAAAAGGATGACCTCACTAGACAAGCTGAATTTCTACGCAGCGCATACCCAACAGCAGAAGTTATTACAGAAGTTGGCAGTGGACTCAATTTTAAACGGCGAAAGTTCCTCGCTATATTGGAACGAATATACGAAGGAAATATCGGCACACTTGTCATCGCTCACGCCGATAGACTGGTCCGTTTCGGATTTCCACTCATTGAATGGTTATGTGCAAAAAGTGGATGTGAACTCGTGGTTCTCAGGAAAAAGAGTCTCTCTCCAGAACAAGAACTCGTTAGCGATATCTTGTCCATCCTCCACTGTTTCTCTGCTCGGCTTTACGGACTACGAAAGTACGAAAAACAAGCCCGTCAAGAACTTCAAAAAGAAACCCCGTCATCAGACAAGCCAGATGACTCCAAACAGTTTGAGCCAAGTGAGATTGTATCCTTGTAA
- a CDS encoding transposase, whose translation MRLYPCKELHTVGKRWLAAYRWIYNQTIATWKQGVQGSCFDCQKLVRNSDKPEWVKSLPGHQLPEAVADAFDAFKPAKVNQGKVQLKSCRAPSQIIKFKVNNFKKGTYPRLTKGLTFTSPQALPKNCL comes from the coding sequence GTGAGATTGTATCCTTGTAAAGAATTACACACCGTTGGGAAACGTTGGTTAGCAGCTTATAGGTGGATTTATAACCAGACCATTGCTACTTGGAAACAAGGGGTTCAAGGGAGCTGTTTTGACTGCCAAAAGTTAGTCAGAAATAGTGACAAACCGGAATGGGTAAAATCTTTACCAGGACATCAATTACCGGAAGCAGTAGCCGATGCTTTCGATGCTTTTAAACCAGCCAAAGTCAACCAAGGTAAAGTCCAATTAAAGTCCTGTAGGGCACCATCTCAAATCATTAAATTCAAGGTGAATAACTTTAAAAAAGGGACGTATCCCCGTTTAACTAAAGGTTTAACCTTTACTTCACCTCAAGCTCTACCTAAGAATTGCCTTTAG
- a CDS encoding aldehyde oxygenase (deformylating) produces the protein MPQLETITELDFQNETYKDAYSRINAIVIEGEQEASDNYIKLGEMLPEEREELIRLSKMEKRHKKGFQACGRNLEVTPDMDFGREFFAKLHGNFQKAAAEGKLVTCLLIQSLIIESFAIAAYNIYIPVADPFARKITEGVVKDEYEHLNFGEEWLKAHFEESKAELEEANRQNLPLVWKMLNQVEKDASILGMEKEALIEDFMIAYGEALSNIGFTTRDIMRMSAYGLAGV, from the coding sequence ATGCCACAGCTTGAAACAATTACTGAACTGGACTTTCAAAACGAAACCTATAAAGATGCCTATAGCCGGATTAATGCGATCGTAATTGAAGGTGAGCAGGAAGCATCTGATAATTACATCAAACTGGGTGAAATGCTACCTGAAGAACGGGAAGAGCTAATTCGTCTGTCGAAAATGGAAAAGCGTCATAAGAAAGGGTTTCAGGCTTGTGGTCGCAACCTGGAAGTTACCCCAGACATGGACTTTGGCCGTGAGTTCTTTGCTAAACTTCATGGTAATTTCCAAAAGGCGGCGGCTGAAGGTAAGTTGGTGACTTGTTTGCTGATCCAATCTTTAATTATTGAAAGTTTTGCGATCGCTGCTTACAACATCTATATCCCTGTGGCTGATCCCTTTGCTCGCAAAATTACCGAAGGCGTGGTTAAAGATGAGTACGAGCATCTGAACTTTGGCGAGGAGTGGCTGAAAGCTCACTTTGAGGAGTCCAAAGCTGAACTAGAAGAAGCTAACCGCCAAAACCTACCCCTGGTCTGGAAAATGCTTAACCAGGTGGAAAAAGATGCCAGTATCCTGGGAATGGAGAAAGAAGCCTTAATTGAGGACTTCATGATTGCCTATGGGGAAGCTCTGAGCAATATTGGTTTCACTACCCGCGATATTATGCGGATGTCTGCTTATGGTTTGGCAGGAGTTTAA
- a CDS encoding energy-coupling factor ABC transporter permease, which produces MSKNHRMIHLIAMIGLTFYLVIGAATPAQAMHIMEGFLPITWSIFWWVLIIPFWVIGFQKLTKITRNNPELKLLIALAGAFTFVLSALKIPSVTGSCSHPTGTGLGVVLFGPSVMTVLGSLVLLFQAVLLAHGGLTTLGANVFSMAIVGPWVAYGIYQLFCQFNQQKLGIFFAAALGSLATYLITSIQLAVAFPAASGGVMASFIKFAGIFAVTQIPLSISEGLLTLVVWNWLESYASEELQTLKIGKANS; this is translated from the coding sequence ATGAGCAAAAATCATCGAATGATACACCTAATCGCCATGATTGGGTTAACATTTTATTTGGTAATAGGTGCAGCCACTCCAGCTCAAGCAATGCACATTATGGAAGGTTTTTTACCTATTACCTGGTCAATTTTTTGGTGGGTGTTAATCATCCCTTTCTGGGTTATTGGTTTTCAAAAACTCACCAAAATTACCCGAAACAACCCCGAACTAAAGCTATTAATTGCCCTAGCAGGAGCCTTTACGTTTGTCCTGTCAGCTCTAAAAATCCCCTCAGTTACAGGGAGTTGTTCTCACCCCACCGGAACCGGATTAGGAGTGGTTTTATTCGGACCGTCAGTGATGACAGTTTTAGGCAGTTTAGTCCTACTTTTCCAAGCCGTATTACTCGCTCACGGCGGTTTAACTACCTTGGGAGCTAATGTATTTTCTATGGCGATTGTCGGCCCTTGGGTTGCCTATGGCATTTATCAACTATTCTGCCAATTTAACCAACAAAAGTTAGGTATTTTCTTCGCAGCAGCCTTGGGAAGTTTAGCCACTTATTTAATTACCTCCATACAGTTAGCCGTAGCTTTTCCGGCTGCTTCTGGGGGGGTTATGGCTTCCTTTATCAAATTTGCGGGGATTTTTGCAGTCACTCAAATTCCCCTATCAATTAGTGAGGGACTATTAACGCTGGTAGTTTGGAATTGGTTAGAGTCCTACGCCTCAGAAGAACTGCAAACCTTGAAAATTGGGAAAGCTAATAGCTAA
- a CDS encoding energy-coupling factor ABC transporter substrate-binding protein → MTPTSDKPVKNGNLWMILAVVILSVTPLIFIRGDYEGADEQAENLIGEIQPNYQPWFEPILEVPSGEIESLLFVSQAAIGAGIVGYVIGLYKGRKQGKNRSS, encoded by the coding sequence ATGACACCAACTTCTGATAAACCTGTAAAAAATGGCAATTTGTGGATGATTTTAGCTGTCGTTATTTTATCGGTAACGCCGCTAATTTTTATCCGAGGAGATTATGAGGGAGCCGATGAACAAGCCGAAAATCTCATCGGCGAAATTCAACCCAATTATCAACCCTGGTTTGAACCTATCTTAGAAGTTCCCAGTGGCGAAATTGAGAGCCTGTTATTTGTTTCTCAAGCTGCTATTGGTGCGGGTATCGTCGGCTATGTGATTGGCTTATATAAAGGCCGTAAACAAGGCAAAAATCGCTCATCCTAA
- a CDS encoding argininosuccinate synthase, whose translation MGRAEKAVLAYSGGVDTSVCIPYLKNEFGVAEVITVAVDLGQGDELGPVKQKALDSGASESLVIDVQQRFVQEFAFPAIQANALYENRYPLATALARPLIAQVLVEVAEKYGADAIAHGCTGKGNDQVRFDVSIGALNPNIKILAPAREWGMSREETIAYGEKFGISFPVKKSSPYSLDRNLLGMAIEAGPLEDPWVEPPEDVYGMTKAIADTPDQPEYLEIGFQSGIPVSLNGEALNGVDLISRLNAIAGNHGIGRIDMIENRLVGIKSREVYESPAMVVLIQAHRDLESLVLTSDVTRYKRGIEETYSQIVYNGLWFSPLKGAIDAFIKQTQERVSGTVRVKLFKGNCNIVGRQSDKSLYSLDLATYGSEDVFDHKAAEGFIYVWGLPTRVWSEKIRE comes from the coding sequence ATGGGTCGCGCTGAAAAAGCTGTACTTGCCTACTCTGGTGGTGTAGATACCTCTGTCTGTATTCCTTATCTCAAAAATGAGTTTGGGGTAGCTGAAGTAATTACTGTGGCGGTTGACTTGGGACAAGGTGATGAACTAGGACCAGTGAAACAAAAGGCCCTCGACTCTGGCGCGAGTGAGTCTTTAGTGATTGATGTACAACAGCGATTTGTACAGGAGTTTGCTTTTCCGGCTATTCAAGCTAATGCTTTGTATGAGAACCGCTACCCCCTGGCTACGGCTTTAGCACGTCCTTTGATTGCTCAGGTTTTGGTGGAAGTTGCCGAAAAATACGGAGCAGATGCGATCGCTCACGGTTGCACGGGAAAAGGCAATGATCAGGTCCGCTTTGATGTCTCTATCGGCGCTCTCAACCCTAATATTAAGATTTTAGCTCCGGCTAGGGAATGGGGTATGAGTCGGGAAGAGACGATCGCTTATGGGGAAAAATTTGGCATTTCCTTCCCCGTTAAAAAGTCTTCCCCCTACAGTCTCGATCGCAACTTGCTTGGTATGGCGATCGAAGCTGGACCTCTGGAAGACCCCTGGGTTGAACCCCCAGAGGATGTCTATGGGATGACTAAAGCGATCGCTGATACTCCTGACCAGCCAGAATATTTAGAAATTGGCTTTCAATCTGGCATTCCTGTTAGCCTCAATGGGGAAGCACTCAACGGCGTTGACCTCATCTCTCGCTTAAATGCGATCGCCGGAAACCACGGTATCGGACGCATTGATATGATCGAGAATCGTTTGGTAGGTATTAAATCTCGGGAAGTTTACGAATCCCCTGCCATGGTTGTACTCATTCAGGCTCACCGAGATCTTGAAAGTCTGGTTCTCACTTCTGATGTCACCCGCTATAAACGCGGTATTGAGGAAACCTATAGCCAAATTGTCTATAATGGCCTCTGGTTTAGTCCCCTCAAAGGTGCGATCGATGCCTTTATCAAACAAACTCAAGAACGGGTCAGCGGCACTGTACGGGTCAAACTGTTTAAAGGCAATTGCAACATTGTCGGTCGCCAGTCTGACAAATCCCTCTACAGCCTTGACCTGGCTACTTACGGTTCTGAAGATGTATTTGACCACAAAGCCGCCGAAGGATTTATCTATGTTTGGGGTCTTCCCACTCGCGTTTGGTCCGAAAAAATCAGAGAGTAA
- a CDS encoding transposase, which translates to MSALKESYTSKTCPHCGQIHEKLGGSKVLKCPNCGYTAPRDWVGARNIMLRALPATAVVFQDNAILFQSA; encoded by the coding sequence TTGTCCGCGCTGAAGGAAAGTTATACCTCTAAAACCTGCCCCCATTGTGGTCAAATCCATGAGAAACTAGGGGGAAGTAAGGTTTTGAAATGTCCTAATTGCGGCTATACAGCACCCCGTGACTGGGTAGGCGCACGAAACATTATGCTTCGTGCTTTGCCGGCTACTGCCGTTGTCTTCCAAGACAATGCGATACTTTTTCAATCGGCGTAA
- the cbiQ gene encoding cobalt ECF transporter T component CbiQ: protein MYHQIDAIAYTNRLRYLPSEHKLAFAAILFCLSLAAPPLLQILITIWVTIWVVIYAKIPLGIYLKLQAIPFSFWLTSIPALLLGVVNSANIELIKTDIIWEFNLGNILIYFSNQGMQQAGFLLTRSLVLSSCMYFLLLTTPFVEIIRIFRKIGCPSLITELLMLMYRFIFMLTETASQLLIAQQVRIGYGDWKTTIRSLGIVTSQLLQQTLENYRQICLGLTARGFNGELRVWSVSRHQSNPRYTWEGCCGCLLLLVIIGWLYVIGI, encoded by the coding sequence ATGTACCATCAAATTGATGCGATCGCCTATACCAATCGGTTAAGGTATTTACCCTCAGAACATAAGTTAGCCTTTGCCGCCATCCTGTTTTGTCTCAGTTTGGCGGCTCCCCCCCTCCTGCAAATATTGATCACCATTTGGGTGACAATTTGGGTCGTGATTTACGCTAAAATTCCCCTAGGAATTTATCTGAAATTGCAAGCCATCCCCTTCAGTTTTTGGTTAACTAGCATTCCCGCCTTACTATTGGGGGTGGTTAATTCAGCTAATATTGAATTAATTAAAACTGATATTATCTGGGAATTTAACCTAGGTAATATCTTGATATATTTCAGTAATCAAGGAATGCAACAAGCTGGTTTTCTACTAACTCGCTCCCTAGTTTTAAGCTCCTGTATGTATTTTCTTTTACTCACTACCCCCTTCGTCGAAATCATTAGAATTTTCCGTAAGATTGGCTGTCCCAGTTTAATCACAGAACTATTAATGTTAATGTATCGGTTTATTTTTATGTTAACTGAAACCGCTAGTCAATTATTAATCGCTCAACAGGTTCGTATCGGTTATGGTGACTGGAAAACTACAATCCGCAGTTTAGGAATTGTCACCAGTCAACTACTCCAACAAACCCTAGAAAATTATCGACAAATTTGTTTAGGATTAACCGCGCGGGGGTTTAACGGAGAGTTGCGGGTTTGGTCGGTTTCTCGCCATCAATCCAACCCTCGATATACCTGGGAAGGATGTTGTGGTTGTCTACTATTATTGGTGATTATTGGATGGTTGTATGTCATCGGAATTTGA